The genomic region CTGGTGTACGGCGCCGCGTATGTCGTGGGCGGCATCATTGCCACCGTATTGAACCGACGTATCACGCCGGGCCGGCAAATCATCACCGGGCTAAGCCTGATCCTGCTGTCGGGACTGGTCATGCTGTATCTCGCCGCCCACCATGCTTTGGCCCCCGCCACGGTGCTGATCCCGATGCTGATCTGCACCGCCGGCACCACCATCACGCGTCCAGCCGCCACCTCCCGGGCCATGGGGCTGTTTCCCGAAAATGCCGGCACATCAGCCTCGGCCGGCAGCACAATCATCTTCATCTGCGGCGGGTTGATCAGCGCATTGATCAGCCTGAGTCCGACCAATATGCAATCGACGCTGGGATACAGCTTCGTGCTGCTCAGCGGCATCGCGCTGATACTCAACAGCCGGATAAGCCAACGCGCCAGGAACCTTGCAGACAATGCGCTTGCGCAACCGGGTGGGGATTAAACCTGCCGATCGTCATCCCACACGCACCGTCGGCACTGGAACAACACTTTGCGCCATTCCCTCCAGACGCCAGCGGTGTAGAATCGGCTGATTCATCGCCATTCATCCCCCGGCGGGTTTATGAGCTCAGGCTGAGACCAGCGGCGATCCCGCAACGTCATCGGCAACATCACGGACACACGGCCATTTCTGAGTGTTCCAGACGTCAATAGAAGCTCACTCCCCTTTTGCACCTGATTAGTAAGCGATTAGCCGCCCGGAGTGCTCCATGCCAGATTACCGCTCGAAAACATCCACCCACGGCCGCAACATGGCCGGTGCCCGCGCACTGTGGCGCGCCACGGGGATGAAAGATGACGACTTCAAAAAGCCGATCATCGCCATTGCCAACTCGTTCACCCAATTCGTACCGGGCCACGTGCACCTGAAAGACCTGGGTCAACTGGTCGCCCGCGAAATCGAACGCGCTGGCGGTGTAGCGAAAGAATTCAACACCATTGCCGTGGATGACGGCATCGCCATGGGCCACGACGGCATGCTGTATTCGCTGCCGAGCCGCGAGATCATCGCCGACTCCGTCGAGTACATGGTCAACGCCCACTGCGCCGACGCCATCGTCTGCATTTCCAACTGCGACAAGATCACCCCCGGTATGTTGATGGCTGCTCTGCGCCTGAACATTCCGGTGATCTTCGTTTCCGGCGGCCCGATGGAAGCCGGCAAGACCAAACTCGCCTCCCACGGCCTCGACCTCGTCGACGCCATGGTGATCGCCGCCGACGAAAGCGCTTCTGACGAGAAAGTCGCCGAGTACGAGCGCAGCGCCTGCCCGACCTGCGGTTCGTGCTCCGGCATGTTCACCGCCAACTCGATGAACTGCCTGACCGAAGCCCTGGGTCTGGCCTTGCCGGGCAACGGTTCGACCCTCGCCACCCACAGCGACCGCGAACAGCTGTTCCTGCAGGCCGGCCGTACCATCGTCGAACTGTGCAAACGCTACTACGGCGAGAACGACGAATCGGTACTGCCGCGCAACATCGCCAACTTCAAGGCGTTCGAGAACGCGATGATGCTCGACATCGCCATGGGCGGTTCGACCAACACCATCCTGCACTTGCTCGCTGCTGCCCAGGAGGCAGAAATCGACTTCGACCTGCGCGACATCGACCGTCTTTCGCGCACCGTTCCACAGCTGTGCAAGGTTGCGCCGAACATCCAGAAGTACCACATGGAAGACGTGCACCGCGCCGGCGGCATCTTCAGCATCCTCGGCTCGCTGGCCCGTGGTGGTCTGCTGCACACTGACCTGCCGACCGTGCACAGCCGCAGCATGGAAGAAGCCATCGCCAAGTGGGACATCACCCAGACCACCGATGAAGCGGTGCATCACTTCTTCAAGGCCGGCCCGGCCGGGATTCCGACCCAAACGGCGTTCAGCCAGTCGACTCGTTGGGAAACTCTGGATGATGACCGTGAAAACGGCTGTATCCGCAGCTTCGAACACGCCTATTCGCAGGAGGGTGGTCTGGCTGTGCTGTACGGCAACATCGCTCTCGACGGCTGCGTGGTGAAAACCGCCGGTGTCGACGAATCGATCCACGTCTTCGAAGGCAACGCGAAGATCTTCGAGAGCCAGGACAGCGCCGTACGCGGCATCCTCGCTGACGAAGTGAAAGCTGGCGACATCGTCATCATTCGCTACGAAGGCCCGAAAGGCGGCCCGGGCATGCAGGAAATGCTCTACCCGACCTCGTACCTGAAATCCAAAGGCCTGGGCAAAGCCTGCGCCCTGCTCACCGACGGTCGTTTCTCCGGCGGTACTTCCGGTCTGTCCATCGGCCACGCTTCGCCAGAAGCCGCCGCCGGTGGCGCGATCGGTCTGGTGCAGGACGGCGACAAAGTGCTGATCGACATTCCTAACCGCTCGATCAACCTGTTGGTCAGCGACGAAGAACTGGCTGCACGCCGCGCCGAACAGGACAAGAAGGGCTGGAAACCGGTCGAGATTCGTCCACGTAAGGTGACGACCGCCCTCAAAGCCTACGCCCTGTTGGCGACCAGCGCCGACAAGGGTGCTGTGCGTAACAAAGCGATGCTCGACGGCCTGTAAGCGTCAAATCGCCGAAACAAAAATGCCCCGCCAAGTGCGGGGCTGATCGTTCCCACGCTCTGCGTGGGAATGTCTCAAGGGACGCTCCGCGTCCAGTGACGCGGAGCGTCACGGGCTGCATTCCCACGCAGAGCGTGGGAACGATCAATGGTGACTGACACTACGCTTTCGCGAGCAGGCTCGCTCCCACATTGGATCGGTGTGGCTTACTGAATTTCCT from Pseudomonas tensinigenes harbors:
- the ilvD gene encoding dihydroxy-acid dehydratase, whose protein sequence is MPDYRSKTSTHGRNMAGARALWRATGMKDDDFKKPIIAIANSFTQFVPGHVHLKDLGQLVAREIERAGGVAKEFNTIAVDDGIAMGHDGMLYSLPSREIIADSVEYMVNAHCADAIVCISNCDKITPGMLMAALRLNIPVIFVSGGPMEAGKTKLASHGLDLVDAMVIAADESASDEKVAEYERSACPTCGSCSGMFTANSMNCLTEALGLALPGNGSTLATHSDREQLFLQAGRTIVELCKRYYGENDESVLPRNIANFKAFENAMMLDIAMGGSTNTILHLLAAAQEAEIDFDLRDIDRLSRTVPQLCKVAPNIQKYHMEDVHRAGGIFSILGSLARGGLLHTDLPTVHSRSMEEAIAKWDITQTTDEAVHHFFKAGPAGIPTQTAFSQSTRWETLDDDRENGCIRSFEHAYSQEGGLAVLYGNIALDGCVVKTAGVDESIHVFEGNAKIFESQDSAVRGILADEVKAGDIVIIRYEGPKGGPGMQEMLYPTSYLKSKGLGKACALLTDGRFSGGTSGLSIGHASPEAAAGGAIGLVQDGDKVLIDIPNRSINLLVSDEELAARRAEQDKKGWKPVEIRPRKVTTALKAYALLATSADKGAVRNKAMLDGL